From Candidatus Eremiobacteraceae bacterium, the proteins below share one genomic window:
- the nrdR gene encoding transcriptional regulator NrdR, with protein MLCPVCRVGETRVVDSRDDESAVRRRRECLACRQRFTTYERIEAARLFIVKKDGRREPFSRDKVLAGLRRACEKRPVSEDTMQQIAESVSRELHARGDNEYPSTLIGELLMDALKKLDKVAYIRFASVYRSFEDLSSFQAEIAELAGSGE; from the coding sequence ATGCTCTGTCCGGTTTGCCGAGTCGGCGAGACGCGTGTCGTCGACAGCCGCGACGACGAGAGCGCCGTCCGCAGGCGCCGCGAATGCCTTGCCTGCCGGCAGCGATTCACCACCTACGAACGGATCGAAGCAGCCCGTCTCTTCATCGTAAAAAAAGACGGCCGGCGCGAACCATTCAGCCGCGACAAGGTGCTCGCCGGTCTACGCCGCGCATGCGAAAAGCGGCCCGTTTCTGAAGACACCATGCAGCAGATCGCCGAGAGCGTTTCGCGAGAGCTTCATGCGCGCGGCGACAATGAGTATCCGTCCACATTGATCGGCGAGCTGCTCATGGATGCGCTGAAAAAACTCGACAAGGTCGCTTACATCCGTTTCGCGTCGGTCTATCGTTCGTTTGAGGACTTGAGTTCGTTCCAAGCCGAGAT
- a CDS encoding DUF5679 domain-containing protein — protein MTGVRHVQRSVSMPEAYCVKCKAKKEIQNPTQVTMKNGRPAVQGSCPDCSTKLFKIGASS, from the coding sequence ATGACGGGCGTCAGGCATGTGCAAAGGAGCGTCTCAATGCCGGAAGCGTACTGCGTAAAATGCAAGGCAAAAAAAGAGATCCAAAATCCGACGCAGGTCACCATGAAAAACGGCCGGCCGGCCGTACAAGGCTCCTGCCCCGACTGCTCGACCAAATTGTTCAAGATCGGCGCTTCTTCGTAA
- a CDS encoding HAD-IA family hydrolase, whose translation MEPDQETLFLQTCRNLDVVIDRAKLAGAVVTANTLLGPRPAKVKPTPFSQVAVDRFWIDYHRELLGYCAARPADVDRAEAVYRAFTAALDWRVYDEVRPLLAAIRDRGLMIGVVSNWTGDLDDVLERVGLRESVDFVLDSARIGYEKPHADIFREALGRARCEPGDALHVGDSPEHDVEGALAAGLRAVLLDRHDRHATFDRAPRVRSLDEVVAHL comes from the coding sequence ATGGAGCCGGATCAAGAAACGTTGTTCTTGCAAACTTGCAGGAATTTGGACGTCGTTATCGACCGCGCGAAGTTGGCCGGGGCGGTAGTAACTGCGAACACGCTGCTCGGTCCGCGGCCCGCAAAGGTAAAGCCGACACCATTTTCTCAAGTTGCGGTCGATCGCTTTTGGATCGATTATCATCGCGAATTGCTTGGTTATTGCGCAGCCCGGCCTGCCGATGTCGACCGCGCCGAAGCGGTTTATCGCGCATTCACCGCTGCGCTCGATTGGCGCGTCTACGACGAAGTGCGGCCGCTTCTGGCGGCGATCCGAGACCGCGGGCTCATGATCGGCGTCGTGTCGAATTGGACCGGCGATCTCGACGACGTGCTCGAGCGAGTCGGTTTGCGCGAATCGGTCGATTTCGTGCTCGACTCGGCGCGGATAGGGTATGAAAAACCGCACGCGGACATATTCCGTGAAGCACTGGGACGCGCGCGTTGTGAGCCGGGAGACGCGCTCCACGTCGGCGATTCACCCGAGCACGATGTGGAAGGTGCGCTCGCGGCCGGCCTGCGCGCCGTGCTGCTCGACCGGCACGATCGGCACGCCACGTTCGACCGCGCGCCGCGCGTCCGCTCGCTCGACGAAGTCGTCGCGCATTTGTAA